A genomic region of Fodinisporobacter ferrooxydans contains the following coding sequences:
- the iadA gene encoding beta-aspartyl-peptidase, which yields MFTLIHGAEVYTPEYKGKQDIVIAFHKIVCMAPTIRREQIALDGVIDVDVFDGSGCKIVPGFIDQHVHIAGGGGEGGFQNRTPEIMLSTLTTAGITTVVGVLGTDGTTRSVAGLLAKARGLELEGITTFMYSGAYQVPTRTITDNPRSDLILIDKVIGIGEIAIADHRSTHPSDQELIRLASEARVGGMLAGKAGIVHMHVGDDPSGLQALYDILEKTDIPITQFCPTHLNRQPKLLEESVNYGKKGGYTDITSGIFPDAHDHVSVKPSEAIKYLLDHGVDLDRITMSSDSNGSSPIFDEHGKLVGMGICEVSTLWREARDCVIKEGISLQDAVQIISTNVAGVLKLPTKGRIDAGMDADLVMLDDDYQIRHVFAKGTCVVRDYQPEVWGTFEQAIRGKDVKQVKATSK from the coding sequence GTGTTTACACTGATTCATGGAGCGGAAGTTTATACACCTGAATACAAAGGGAAGCAAGATATAGTCATCGCGTTTCATAAAATTGTCTGTATGGCTCCAACCATTCGGCGGGAACAGATCGCTCTCGATGGTGTGATCGATGTGGATGTTTTCGATGGGAGCGGATGCAAAATCGTGCCTGGGTTTATTGATCAGCATGTACATATTGCCGGCGGAGGCGGTGAAGGCGGATTTCAGAACCGTACGCCGGAAATTATGTTGAGCACTCTGACGACAGCAGGTATTACAACAGTTGTCGGTGTTTTGGGAACAGACGGAACGACCCGTTCTGTGGCAGGATTGTTGGCGAAGGCGCGCGGACTTGAATTGGAAGGAATCACGACGTTTATGTATTCCGGTGCGTATCAAGTGCCGACCCGGACAATTACAGACAACCCCAGGTCTGATTTGATATTAATCGATAAAGTCATCGGGATTGGCGAGATCGCCATTGCCGACCACCGCTCCACACATCCCAGCGATCAGGAATTGATCCGACTGGCAAGTGAAGCACGCGTCGGCGGCATGCTCGCAGGGAAGGCGGGCATTGTCCATATGCATGTAGGGGATGATCCGTCAGGACTTCAAGCTCTTTATGATATTTTGGAAAAAACGGATATTCCGATCACGCAATTTTGTCCCACACACTTGAACCGGCAGCCCAAACTCTTGGAGGAATCGGTGAATTACGGGAAGAAAGGCGGATACACAGATATTACTTCAGGCATTTTTCCTGATGCACATGACCATGTATCGGTAAAACCGAGCGAGGCGATCAAATATTTGCTGGACCATGGAGTCGATCTTGACCGAATCACGATGAGTTCCGACAGCAATGGCAGTTCGCCGATTTTTGATGAACATGGAAAATTGGTTGGCATGGGAATTTGTGAAGTGTCTACACTGTGGAGAGAAGCAAGGGATTGTGTAATAAAAGAAGGAATTTCCCTTCAGGATGCAGTACAAATCATCAGTACGAACGTCGCCGGAGTGCTGAAATTGCCGACCAAAGGGCGGATTGACGCAGGCATGGATGCGGATCTTGTCATGTTGGATGATGACTACCAAATTCGCCATGTATTCGCCAAAGGCACATGTGTGGTTCGGGATTATCAACCGGAAGTCTGGGGCACATTTGAACAGGCCATTCGCGGAAAAGATGTGAAGCAGGTCAAAGCGACAAGCAAATAG
- a CDS encoding RecQ family ATP-dependent DNA helicase, whose product MITRKQAYDTLQHRFGYASFRPGQMEVIRSVFQKRDTLGIMSTGAGKSLCYQFPSLFLPGITLVISPLIALMQDQVDSLKKKGYQAVTYINSALHPTEVKLRISQTRQGLYKILYIAPERLRSLEFRRALQTLDISLLVVDEAHCISEWGHDFRTDYLAIGDIRQEIGTPPILALTATATTFVRNDIVKQLKMVHPVVVQKGLNRPNLSFYFRECKTREEKWLSGLQFLHSQTGKGIVYMPSRNECEQFSTFLSQYYSATEIAYYHAGLEATDRMQVQERFSNDRLRIVVATNAFGMGIDKADIRYILHLHMPSSIEAYYQEAGRAGRDGAPSVCAVFYQPQDRGIHQYFLKREYPQGEVYDRAVACILAAPSLSGKRLEWEWLLQAQAVTQDNWELLFHIWEQLGCLERIDSDALGMLVEVDLERLQTCRFQTLRYLQKLKHRRQDKLLAMYRLLQTNVCRRQQILSYFQSQPSILPNGSDELQDHPQSWESKGRKSMADSCCDICNHGLQFHVPGKNAEHAWKTSEEPNLSHAAAETAAACDRLADPEANPALAEQMLAKQSVKLLTEDEEAHRIGEQRDDTHLWRLYELLDSPKVNTRRLACSALGKIAAAESVPYLIPRLQDSNPQVRQYALVALKKIGSDLAEHAVRNLLLAEEKEYNIRAAREYLGMIKSSE is encoded by the coding sequence GTGATTACTCGAAAACAAGCGTATGACACGTTGCAACATCGATTTGGTTATGCAAGTTTTCGCCCCGGACAGATGGAAGTGATTCGCTCTGTTTTTCAAAAACGGGACACATTGGGAATTATGAGTACCGGTGCGGGAAAGTCGTTATGCTATCAGTTTCCCAGTCTTTTTTTGCCGGGGATCACTCTGGTCATTTCACCGCTGATTGCTCTCATGCAGGACCAAGTGGACAGCTTGAAGAAAAAAGGCTATCAGGCAGTAACATATATCAACAGCGCATTACATCCGACAGAAGTAAAATTGCGCATTTCACAGACGCGGCAGGGACTGTACAAGATTTTGTATATCGCGCCGGAGCGGCTGCGCAGTCTGGAATTTCGCCGGGCATTGCAGACATTGGATATATCCTTGCTGGTTGTCGATGAGGCCCATTGCATATCCGAATGGGGCCATGACTTTCGAACCGATTACTTGGCGATTGGGGACATTCGGCAAGAGATTGGCACTCCTCCCATTCTTGCACTGACTGCGACAGCCACAACATTTGTGCGGAACGATATTGTCAAGCAGTTAAAAATGGTACATCCTGTGGTGGTTCAAAAAGGTCTTAATCGTCCCAATCTGTCCTTTTACTTTCGGGAATGCAAGACACGGGAAGAAAAATGGCTCTCCGGACTGCAGTTTCTACACTCCCAGACGGGCAAAGGAATCGTCTATATGCCCTCCCGCAACGAATGCGAACAGTTCAGCACGTTTCTTTCCCAATATTACTCCGCGACGGAAATCGCCTACTACCATGCAGGGTTGGAAGCAACAGACCGCATGCAGGTTCAGGAACGTTTTTCCAATGATCGGCTGCGCATTGTCGTGGCGACAAACGCGTTTGGCATGGGAATTGACAAAGCGGATATTCGCTATATCCTGCATTTGCATATGCCAAGCAGTATCGAAGCGTATTATCAGGAAGCTGGCCGGGCGGGACGAGATGGCGCACCGAGTGTTTGCGCTGTTTTTTATCAACCCCAAGACAGGGGAATTCACCAATATTTCTTAAAACGTGAATATCCGCAAGGTGAAGTGTATGACAGGGCGGTTGCTTGTATTTTGGCAGCTCCCTCTCTCTCCGGAAAGCGTCTCGAATGGGAATGGCTGTTGCAAGCACAAGCCGTTACACAGGACAATTGGGAGCTCTTATTTCATATCTGGGAGCAGCTTGGCTGTTTGGAACGCATCGACAGCGATGCACTTGGCATGTTGGTGGAAGTGGATTTGGAACGCTTGCAAACCTGTCGTTTTCAGACGCTGCGGTATTTGCAAAAATTAAAACATCGCCGTCAAGACAAACTGTTGGCGATGTATCGCCTACTACAGACGAATGTTTGCCGCCGACAGCAAATTCTCTCCTATTTTCAATCACAGCCCTCAATTCTTCCGAACGGATCGGACGAACTTCAGGATCATCCGCAGAGTTGGGAATCAAAGGGCAGGAAATCAATGGCGGATTCTTGCTGCGATATTTGCAATCACGGACTACAGTTCCATGTGCCAGGAAAAAATGCTGAACATGCATGGAAAACATCAGAAGAGCCAAATCTCTCGCATGCGGCGGCAGAAACAGCAGCCGCATGCGATCGTTTGGCAGATCCGGAAGCAAATCCGGCGCTTGCCGAACAAATGCTTGCCAAACAATCGGTCAAGCTCCTGACAGAAGATGAAGAAGCGCATCGGATCGGCGAGCAAAGGGATGATACACATCTTTGGCGGTTGTATGAACTGTTGGACAGTCCCAAAGTCAATACAAGGCGCCTGGCTTGCTCGGCGCTTGGAAAAATTGCCGCCGCGGAATCCGTTCCCTATCTGATACCGCGTCTGCAAGATTCCAATCCCCAAGTGCGACAATATGCATTGGTCGCATTAAAGAAAATCGGCAGCGATCTGGCTGAACATGCGGTGCGGAATTTGTTGCTGGCAGAAGAAAAAGAATATAACATTCGAGCTGCCAGAGAATATCTCGGGATGATCAAGTCTAGTGAATAG
- a CDS encoding NAD-binding protein produces the protein MPNVLVSTIRTVGIVYAQSLVQSENRVSILDCRSEHSKWVQKHSEGLHVLQVESKRSAFHEHSSLRQFDVAIVFEDDIVETALIVQSLKEAKIPYVIVVAEKRPNAAAYRSVGADRVISPDMILNEPMEICQPSLHVHNQHQYGSDHLYLEEAAK, from the coding sequence ATGCCAAATGTATTGGTATCAACCATCCGAACAGTCGGAATTGTTTATGCACAATCCCTTGTCCAATCAGAAAATCGCGTGTCGATTTTGGATTGCCGATCGGAACACTCGAAGTGGGTTCAAAAACATAGTGAAGGATTGCATGTCTTACAGGTGGAATCAAAGCGATCGGCATTTCATGAGCACTCATCTTTAAGGCAGTTTGATGTTGCAATAGTATTTGAAGATGATATTGTGGAAACGGCTCTTATCGTACAATCATTAAAGGAAGCGAAAATTCCGTATGTAATCGTTGTTGCAGAAAAAAGGCCGAATGCAGCCGCATATCGAAGCGTTGGCGCGGATCGAGTGATTTCTCCCGATATGATCTTGAATGAACCGATGGAGATTTGCCAGCCGTCTTTACATGTTCACAATCAACATCAGTACGGATCGGACCATCTGTATCTGGAAGAAGCAGCAAAATAA
- a CDS encoding aminopeptidase, with amino-acid sequence MRDPRIEQLAQTLIQYSVKLQQGEKVLIEVFDSALPLAQELVRQAYLAGGQPFVTNKNNELLRAILLECTEEQIKTMAKYEVDRMKDMDAYIGIRAGANINELADVPADKMKIWSKFYQTPVHFDERVKRTKWCILRYPNHSMAQLANMSTAAFADFYFDVCCLDYQKMSKSMDVLAALMNRTDRVHIVGPGTDLAFSIKDIPAVKCAGEMNIPDGEVYTAPVRDSVNGHITFNTPSPYSGFTFEQVHLEFQNGKIINATANDTKRITEVFDTDEGARYVGEFSIAVNPYILHPMKDILFDEKIAGSFHFTPGNCYDDAYNGNQSSIHWDMVCIQRPEYGGGEIYFDDVLIRKDGLFVIDKLKCLNPENLK; translated from the coding sequence ATGAGGGATCCAAGAATCGAACAATTGGCGCAAACTTTGATTCAATATAGCGTGAAGCTGCAGCAAGGAGAAAAGGTGCTGATCGAAGTATTTGATTCGGCGTTGCCGCTTGCGCAAGAACTCGTCAGGCAAGCGTATCTGGCCGGCGGGCAGCCGTTTGTTACAAACAAAAATAATGAGTTGCTGCGGGCGATTTTGCTGGAATGTACGGAAGAGCAAATCAAAACGATGGCAAAATATGAAGTCGATCGAATGAAAGACATGGATGCGTATATCGGCATCCGGGCAGGCGCCAATATTAATGAACTGGCGGATGTTCCGGCAGATAAAATGAAGATTTGGTCCAAATTTTATCAAACGCCGGTGCACTTTGATGAACGGGTAAAACGCACCAAATGGTGTATTTTGCGCTACCCGAACCATTCGATGGCGCAATTGGCCAATATGAGTACAGCGGCGTTTGCCGATTTTTACTTCGATGTATGCTGCCTCGATTATCAGAAGATGTCCAAATCAATGGATGTATTGGCAGCATTGATGAACCGGACAGATCGTGTACATATCGTCGGACCAGGGACTGATTTGGCGTTTTCCATTAAAGATATCCCGGCAGTCAAATGCGCAGGTGAAATGAATATTCCGGATGGTGAAGTGTATACGGCACCCGTTCGGGATTCGGTGAACGGACATATTACGTTCAATACGCCGTCACCTTATTCCGGATTTACGTTCGAACAAGTGCATCTGGAATTTCAAAATGGAAAGATCATCAATGCGACCGCCAATGATACAAAACGCATCACGGAAGTTTTCGATACGGATGAAGGGGCGCGTTATGTTGGAGAATTCAGCATTGCCGTCAATCCCTACATATTGCATCCGATGAAAGATATTTTATTTGATGAAAAAATCGCCGGCAGCTTCCATTTTACACCGGGAAATTGCTATGACGATGCGTACAATGGCAATCAGTCTTCCATTCACTGGGATATGGTGTGTATACAAAGGCCGGAATACGGCGGCGGCGAGATTTATTTCGATGATGTATTGATTCGCAAAGACGGGCTGTTTGTGATCGATAAATTGAAATGTCTCAACCCTGAAAATTTAAAATAA
- the spoIIP gene encoding stage II sporulation protein P, with amino-acid sequence MTKRFRKKRSSANPRIRVFIVVLSMTLATLFIIAGVIVNYRVPTRSNNKGLGIPANVQAFWPPVFSQTIFGNVVPGFSNAKTDTAQNPSGILLANTTFFSRLLSALTDINSNNLWSLLSTQIPVLHPNGYLLHTDNPTDVNKYTNPPTDPGTQAKQPGNGQAAPPSATDPHTQLPGGGKQSLPQIYIYQTHNRESFLPELEKGLQPNQAYDPNVNITLVGERLTEDLNTRGLTTIQTTNDYWKYGDYPYSRKTVEKELQKYPQLSMIFDIHRDSGPRDKTTTVIDGKTVSRIFFIIGGANPNYQENLKFASLLNKKMETLYPGKDGQPGLSEGIWVKQKNPSYDTTYNQDLNPNMVLIEIGGPYNTLDEENRAADLLANVIQSVWQDGHKQ; translated from the coding sequence ATGACAAAACGATTTCGCAAAAAACGTTCCTCTGCCAATCCGCGCATCCGGGTGTTTATTGTCGTATTGTCGATGACACTCGCAACTTTATTTATTATAGCAGGAGTCATCGTTAACTATCGAGTCCCGACACGTTCCAATAATAAGGGTTTGGGAATTCCGGCAAACGTACAAGCTTTTTGGCCGCCGGTGTTTTCACAGACGATCTTTGGCAATGTAGTTCCCGGATTTTCCAATGCCAAGACGGATACGGCGCAAAATCCTTCCGGCATTCTGCTTGCAAATACAACCTTTTTCAGTCGTTTGCTGTCAGCTTTGACGGATATCAATTCAAACAACTTATGGTCGCTATTAAGCACGCAAATTCCCGTCCTGCATCCGAATGGCTACTTGCTGCATACGGATAATCCGACAGATGTGAACAAGTATACCAACCCGCCTACAGATCCAGGCACACAAGCAAAACAACCGGGCAACGGACAGGCAGCCCCTCCATCCGCTACAGACCCGCATACACAACTGCCGGGGGGAGGAAAACAATCCCTGCCGCAAATATACATTTATCAGACGCACAACCGGGAATCATTTCTGCCGGAATTAGAAAAAGGATTGCAGCCGAATCAAGCGTATGATCCGAATGTCAATATCACTCTGGTCGGGGAACGCCTCACGGAAGACCTGAATACGCGCGGTTTGACGACAATCCAGACAACCAACGACTATTGGAAATACGGCGATTATCCGTATTCGCGGAAAACTGTAGAAAAAGAATTGCAAAAATACCCTCAATTGTCCATGATTTTTGATATTCATCGGGATTCCGGCCCTCGTGATAAAACGACAACTGTAATCGACGGCAAAACCGTGAGCCGAATTTTCTTTATCATCGGCGGCGCGAATCCGAATTATCAAGAAAATCTGAAATTCGCCTCGTTGCTGAATAAAAAAATGGAGACATTGTATCCCGGCAAAGATGGACAGCCGGGCTTAAGTGAAGGAATTTGGGTTAAACAAAAAAATCCCAGCTATGATACCACATATAACCAGGACCTGAATCCCAATATGGTATTGATTGAAATCGGAGGACCTTATAATACATTGGACGAAGAGAACCGCGCTGCCGATCTTTTGGCAAACGTCATTCAATCCGTGTGGCAAGACGGGCACAAGCAGTGA
- a CDS encoding fumarate hydratase: MKAFKESILKLIIETSTNLPPDVRRAIAKARVDEEVGTRSSLALSTIAENIYMAETEQQPICQDTGMPTFEIHTPVGANQIVMKQAIHEAIAEATKLGKLRPNSVDSLNGKNSGNNLGPGTPVIHFEQWEKDEIEVKLILKGGGCENKNIQYSLPTEFEGLGKAGRDLDGIRKCILHAVFQAQGQGCSAGFIGVGIGGDRTTGYQLAKEQLFRKADDVNPIPELADLEAYIMEHANELGIGTMGFGGKVSLLGCKIGVMNRLPASFFVSVAYNCWAFRRLGAIIDADTGEIKNWLYKEDAAVEQQSAIEEAVKQSDEGRVVLQAPITEEQIRSLRVGDVVVINGTMHTGRDALHKYLMDHDAPVDLQGGVIYHCGPVMLKKEDGNWEVKAAGPTTSSREEPYQADIIKKFGIRAVIGKGGMGPKTLKGLAESGAVYLNAIGGAAQYYAKCVKNVDDVDFLEEFGVPEAMWHLQVEGFVAIVTMDSHGNSLHADVLDDSGKKLSDFAGTVFK, translated from the coding sequence ATGAAAGCATTTAAAGAAAGCATTTTGAAACTGATTATTGAAACTTCTACGAATTTGCCGCCGGATGTACGCAGAGCGATTGCCAAAGCCAGAGTGGACGAAGAAGTAGGCACGCGTTCTTCGTTGGCATTGAGCACAATTGCAGAAAATATTTATATGGCAGAAACGGAGCAACAACCGATTTGTCAGGATACAGGTATGCCGACATTTGAGATTCACACACCGGTCGGCGCCAATCAGATCGTGATGAAACAAGCGATTCATGAAGCGATTGCGGAGGCGACAAAGCTCGGCAAATTGCGTCCAAACTCAGTCGATTCCTTGAACGGCAAAAATTCCGGAAACAATTTGGGACCAGGCACCCCGGTCATTCATTTTGAACAATGGGAAAAAGATGAAATTGAAGTCAAACTGATTTTAAAAGGCGGCGGTTGTGAAAATAAGAACATTCAGTACAGCTTGCCGACAGAGTTTGAGGGTCTCGGAAAAGCCGGCCGTGACCTGGATGGAATTCGCAAATGCATTCTTCATGCGGTATTTCAGGCGCAAGGACAAGGCTGCAGCGCCGGATTTATCGGCGTCGGGATCGGCGGGGACCGGACGACAGGATACCAATTGGCAAAAGAGCAATTATTCCGTAAAGCGGACGATGTAAACCCGATTCCTGAACTTGCCGATTTGGAAGCGTATATTATGGAGCATGCCAATGAATTGGGTATCGGAACAATGGGCTTTGGCGGAAAAGTCAGCTTGCTCGGCTGCAAAATCGGCGTCATGAACCGCTTGCCGGCCAGCTTCTTCGTATCTGTCGCGTATAACTGCTGGGCATTTCGCCGCCTCGGCGCCATCATTGATGCCGATACGGGAGAAATTAAAAACTGGTTATACAAAGAAGATGCAGCGGTTGAACAACAATCTGCCATCGAAGAAGCTGTCAAGCAATCGGATGAAGGCCGCGTCGTGTTGCAGGCGCCAATCACGGAAGAGCAGATTCGCTCATTGCGGGTGGGAGATGTCGTCGTGATCAATGGCACGATGCATACCGGGCGCGACGCATTGCACAAATATCTGATGGACCATGATGCGCCTGTGGATTTGCAAGGCGGGGTTATCTATCACTGCGGACCTGTCATGCTGAAAAAAGAGGATGGCAACTGGGAAGTAAAAGCTGCCGGACCTACGACAAGCAGCCGTGAAGAACCATACCAGGCAGATATTATCAAGAAATTTGGCATACGTGCTGTGATCGGCAAAGGCGGCATGGGGCCAAAGACGTTAAAAGGACTTGCGGAAAGCGGCGCAGTGTATTTGAATGCAATCGGCGGTGCGGCACAATATTATGCAAAATGTGTAAAAAATGTAGATGATGTTGACTTTTTGGAGGAATTTGGCGTGCCGGAAGCCATGTGGCATTTGCAGGTGGAAGGTTTCGTGGCAATCGTGACAATGGATTCCCACGGCAACAGTTTACATGCGGACGTACTTGATGATTCCGGCAAGAAGTTGTCAGATTTTGCAGGGACTGTTTTTAAATAA
- a CDS encoding Bax inhibitor-1/YccA family protein — MYDYGSVSQRQYGPARVLPSFFLSLLIGTIGLYAGQFVPGAFFLPLSIIEVVMIFAATFMRRRRAVGFAFVYTFTFISGMTLFPIVYNFAYQYGIDIIYRAFLVTVIAFGGAAAYAAISKANFNFLGGFLFMGVLALVGMGIVNIFIPFSTQAEMIYSVIGILIFIGYVLFDVSRIARYGVAQEDVPLVVLSLYLDFVNLFIFILRFFGVSLRRD; from the coding sequence ATGTATGATTATGGTTCTGTGTCACAACGGCAGTATGGGCCTGCACGCGTGTTGCCGAGCTTTTTCTTGAGCTTGTTGATCGGTACGATTGGACTATATGCAGGACAATTTGTACCGGGCGCTTTCTTTCTGCCGCTCTCGATCATTGAAGTAGTCATGATCTTCGCTGCTACTTTCATGCGGCGCAGAAGAGCAGTCGGGTTCGCTTTTGTCTATACGTTCACATTTATTTCGGGCATGACATTGTTCCCGATTGTTTATAATTTTGCGTATCAATATGGAATTGACATCATTTACCGTGCATTTCTAGTAACAGTCATCGCCTTTGGCGGTGCAGCCGCGTATGCAGCCATATCCAAGGCAAATTTTAATTTCTTGGGCGGATTTTTGTTTATGGGCGTGCTTGCGCTTGTGGGGATGGGGATTGTAAACATTTTTATTCCGTTCTCCACGCAAGCGGAAATGATATACAGTGTAATCGGCATCCTCATCTTTATCGGCTATGTATTGTTTGATGTAAGCCGAATTGCCCGTTATGGCGTGGCGCAGGAAGACGTACCGCTGGTTGTTTTAAGTCTTTATCTGGATTTCGTAAACCTGTTTATTTTTATCTTGCGCTTTTTTGGAGTAAGTTTACGCAGAGACTAA
- the mutY gene encoding A/G-specific adenine glycosylase, giving the protein MKHTQRYDQHQAMAFADLLVQWYEKNKRQLPWRRERDPYRIWVSEIMLQQTRVEAVIPYYERFMEQFPTLQELADAPEDRVLKAWEGLGYYSRARNLHQAVREVQTHYNGIVPDEPDAMGNLPGVGPYTLGAVLSIAYNKEIPAVDGNVMRVISRVFYLYDDIGKQKTRKTIEQMVQQMIPTGKASQFNQGLMELGALVCIPGNPRCLGCPVQTVCRAYAEGVQKELPVKEKKKPPREQQIVVPLIEQERKIWINRRSNEGLLAGLWQLPTYEVTGEDEPTSLQTSFYEQYGFRLQIGERFFTVQHVFSHIKWNMNVYKCFLSESEQSLLAQVSDKDSGHCFVPIEELEQFTFPNVHLKILSKWKGME; this is encoded by the coding sequence TTGAAACATACACAGAGATATGATCAGCATCAGGCAATGGCGTTTGCAGACCTTTTGGTGCAATGGTATGAAAAAAACAAACGTCAACTGCCGTGGAGAAGAGAACGGGATCCGTATCGAATATGGGTATCGGAAATCATGCTGCAGCAGACTCGCGTAGAAGCTGTCATTCCCTATTACGAACGATTTATGGAGCAGTTCCCCACACTTCAGGAACTGGCGGACGCACCGGAAGACCGCGTTTTAAAAGCGTGGGAAGGTTTGGGGTATTATTCCCGTGCGCGCAATTTGCATCAAGCGGTGCGGGAAGTACAAACACATTATAATGGAATCGTACCGGATGAGCCGGATGCCATGGGAAACTTGCCAGGCGTTGGCCCGTATACGTTGGGTGCAGTCCTTAGCATCGCATATAATAAGGAAATTCCCGCTGTAGACGGAAATGTCATGCGCGTGATTTCCCGCGTATTTTATTTGTACGATGATATTGGCAAACAAAAAACACGGAAAACGATTGAGCAGATGGTTCAGCAGATGATTCCAACCGGAAAAGCAAGCCAGTTTAACCAAGGTCTCATGGAACTCGGCGCGCTTGTATGCATTCCCGGCAATCCGCGCTGTTTGGGCTGCCCGGTTCAAACCGTCTGTCGGGCATACGCGGAAGGCGTACAAAAAGAGCTGCCTGTCAAAGAAAAAAAGAAACCGCCCCGGGAACAACAGATCGTTGTCCCGCTGATCGAGCAGGAGCGGAAGATTTGGATAAACCGCCGTTCCAATGAGGGCTTGCTGGCCGGATTATGGCAGTTGCCTACATATGAGGTGACAGGAGAGGATGAGCCAACATCACTGCAAACCTCTTTTTATGAACAATATGGTTTCCGATTGCAAATAGGTGAGCGTTTTTTTACGGTACAACACGTATTTTCTCATATTAAATGGAACATGAATGTGTATAAATGTTTCCTGTCAGAGAGCGAGCAATCGCTCCTGGCGCAAGTTTCAGATAAAGACAGCGGCCACTGTTTTGTACCGATTGAGGAGTTGGAACAATTTACGTTTCCGAATGTTCATCTGAAAATTCTTTCAAAGTGGAAGGGGATGGAGTGA
- a CDS encoding FadR/GntR family transcriptional regulator: MEVKKIRSKKIYEQVADQIRQMIAAGELKPGDKLPPLKELSVQFGVSRATVREAFSALQGMGLIDLRHGEGTFVHTVDVERITQPMNAAFLLGVNHMNELMDVCFLMETGIAKFAAERRNEEDLSKLAQMLFNLEIATDPEIRAREDIYFHIYLAEATHNSIFMNYMSIIAEPLRSVIQLVHNETQYLHIVLKQLQDIYDAVKRQQPNLAEQTMREYLQVVHKNWLTTREKNLNI, from the coding sequence ATGGAAGTAAAAAAAATTCGGTCAAAAAAAATTTACGAACAAGTGGCGGATCAGATACGCCAAATGATTGCAGCAGGTGAACTGAAGCCGGGAGATAAGTTGCCGCCGCTAAAAGAATTGTCTGTACAGTTCGGTGTGAGCCGTGCAACAGTCCGTGAAGCTTTTAGCGCTCTGCAGGGGATGGGTCTGATAGATCTTCGTCACGGGGAAGGGACATTTGTCCATACGGTTGATGTGGAAAGAATTACACAGCCGATGAATGCAGCCTTTTTGCTTGGCGTAAATCACATGAATGAATTGATGGACGTTTGTTTTTTAATGGAAACAGGGATTGCCAAATTTGCAGCAGAACGAAGGAATGAAGAAGATCTTTCGAAATTGGCACAAATGTTGTTCAATTTGGAAATAGCAACAGATCCGGAGATTCGGGCCCGTGAAGATATATATTTTCATATCTATCTTGCAGAAGCAACTCATAATTCGATTTTTATGAATTACATGTCCATTATTGCGGAGCCTTTGCGCAGTGTGATTCAACTCGTACATAATGAAACACAATATTTGCATATCGTTTTAAAACAATTGCAGGATATATATGATGCAGTGAAACGGCAGCAGCCCAATTTGGCGGAGCAAACCATGCGGGAATATTTGCAGGTCGTTCATAAAAACTGGCTGACTACAAGAGAAAAGAACCTCAATATATGA